The following are encoded together in the Solenopsis invicta isolate M01_SB chromosome 14, UNIL_Sinv_3.0, whole genome shotgun sequence genome:
- the LOC105201086 gene encoding unconventional myosin IC isoform X2, whose translation MTRQDLLPAETVDTGGVFRKPGARPDVFKHDRKLPENMERGLHERDRVGVQDFVLLENFRSEAAFIDNLHKRFTEDLIYTYIGQVLVSVNPYKNLPIYSTETILYYHGRNFFEASPHIFALADTAYQSLAKENRDQCILISGESGSGKTEASKKILEFIAAATGHKKQVEEVNDKLIGSNPVLEAFGNAKTNRNDNSSRFGKYMDVQFNFQGDPVGGNILNYLLEKSRVVHQSVGERNFHIFYQLLAGADDDTLRKLFLKKNLDTYFYLSNGTKGTVDTIDDANQYRKVVQAMKTMKMSQQEQNDLFVIVASVLHMGNVGFSEEDGVATILKPASVDAIATLLGCDVERLAKAFTHRTIDAHGDVVVSPLNRELAIYARDALAKAVYDRLFTWLVTRLNKSLQPQTNPRRNMVMGILDIYGFEIFQKNSFEQFCINFCNEKLQQLFIQLTLKSEQEEYLREGITWENVDYFNNKIICDLIEEKYKGIISLMDEECLRPGEPTDMSFLEKLNVNLNNHPHYISHQKADIQTQKIMGRDEFRLVHYAGDVTYNVRGFLEKNNDLLFRDLREVMSNTTNSITKTVFDVKDLTSKKRPETAITQFKNSLNNLIEILMGKEPSYVRCIKPNDFKMPNQFNKKIVLHQIKYLGLMENLRVRRAGFAYRRPYEQFLQRYKCLCAETWPKYHGPAKEGVQVLVCHLGYERDEYRMGNTKLFIRFPKTLFDTEDAFQMKKHEIASIIQSKWKAILTRRKYLAFREATIIFQKYTRRWHAKRQAKKRQQAVVTIRRFIEGFITREGPPTEINKTFIELAKSQWLIRLSKSLPSSVLNKYWPPCPYSCQQASEHLHVMHMRWKARCYRMALSKEEKEQFELKILAETLFKNKKKSYAKSVGPRFVTDRLGEEYKALRQSFINILTSGENIKYATPVIKYDRHGYKPRERVLILTENAVYILDTLKTFKLKHRLPYKAIEELVVTGESDNLLIVRIPPELKKDKGDLILEVPHIIEALTKAIDITNNPNILKIVNTESVSHKLVSGKEGVIEVRTGTTPAISKNRQSGHLLVVASP comes from the exons CGCGGAGACAGTCGACACCGGGGGTGTCTTCAGAAAGCCCGGCGCGCGACCGGACGTCTTCAAGCACGACCGGAAATTGCCCGAGAACATGGAGCGTGGATTGCACGAGCGCGACCGAGTCGGCGTTCAAGACTTCGTCCTGCTGGAGAACTTCCGCAGCGAGGCCGCCTTCATCGATAATTTGCACAAACGATTCACGGAGGATCTCATTTAC ACGTACATCGGCCAGGTATTGGTGTCGGTGAATCCTTACAAGAATCTGCCCATCTACTCCACGGAAACGATCCTTTATTATCACGGGAGAAACTTCTTTGAGGCATCTCCTCACAT TTTTGCTCTCGCGGACACCGCCTATCAATCTCTGGCTAAGGAGAATCGCGATCAATGCATTTTGATTTCGG GTGAATCGGGATCTGGGAAAACGGAGGCGTCCAAGAAGATCTTAGAGTTTATCGCGGCTGCTACCGGGCATAAAAAACAAGTAGAAGAGGTGAACGATAAATTGATTGGTAGCAATCCCGTGCTGGAAGCTTTTGGTAACGCGAAGACCAATCGCAATGACAATTCATCCCGCTTCGGAAAGTATATGGACGTTCAGTTCAATTTTCAG GGAGATCCAGTCGGTGGAAATATTCTGAACTATTTGTTGGAAAAATCTCGAGTAGTCCATCAATCAGTTGGCGAACGtaattttcatatcttttatCAGCTTTTAGCGGGCGCGGACGACGATACGTTGAGAAAATTGTTTCTGAAGAAAAATCTCGATACTTATTTTTACTTGAGCAACGGA ACGAAAGGTACAGTGGATACCATCGACGATGCTAATCAATACAGAAAAGTTGTCCAGGCCATGAAGACCATGAAGATGTCTCAGCAAGAACAGAACGACCTGTTTGTCATAGTCGCGTCCGTGCTACACATGGGTAACGTGGGTTTCTCGGAAGAGGACGGCGTAGCGACTATTTTGAAACCCGCGTCCGTCGATGCCATCGCCACG TTACTAGGCTGCGACGTGGAACGACTAGCAAAGGCGTTTACTCATCGCACCATAGATGCCCACGGTGACGTGGTGGTTTCACCCTTGAATAGAGAATTGGCTATTTATGCGAGAGACGCGTTGGCGAAGGCCGTGTACGACAGATTATTCACCTGGCTCGTGACTAGACTTAACAAGTCTCTACAGCCCCAGACTAATCCTCGACGCAATATGGTCATGGGCATTTTGGATATTTATGGTTTTGAAATCTTTCAGAAAAACAG CTTCGAGCAGTTCTGCATTAATTTTTGCAACGAGAAATTACAACAACTGTTTATCCAACTAACATTGAAATCAGAACAAGAAGAATATCTGCGCGAAGGGATAACCTGGGAGAACGTAGACTATTTCAATAACAAGATCATCTGCGACTTGATTGAAGAGAAGTATAAAG GAATAATATCGTTAATGGACGAAGAGTGTTTGCGTCCTGGAGAACCAACAGACATGAGCTTCCTGGAAAAATTGAACGTAAATTTGAACAATCATCCTCACTACATCAGTCATCAAAAGGCTGATATACAAACGCAGAAAATTATGGGACGAGAC GAATTTAGATTGGTGCATTACGCCGGCGATGTTACCTATAATGTACGTGGATTTCTcgagaaaaataatgatttactaTTTCGAGATTTACGTGAAGTTATGTCAAATACAACGAATTCTATCACAAAg ACTGTATTCGATGTAAAAGATTTAACAAGTAAGAAACGCCCGGAGACTGCCATaactcaatttaaaaatagtttaaataatctAATTGAGATTCTCATGGGAAAAGAACCGTCTTACGTTCGTTGCATCAAACCTAACGATTTTAAAATGCCCA ATCAATTCAACAAAAAGATTGTGTTGCATCAAATTAAGTACTTAGGCTTGATGGAGAACCTGCGAGTGAGACGCGCCGGTTTCGCATATCGAAGACCGTACGAGCAATTTTTGCAACGTTACAAGTGCCTTTGTGCGGAAACTTGGCCGAAATATCACGGCCCAGCCAAGGAAGGCGTGCAAGTGCTCGTGTGTCACCTCGGCTACGAGCGCGACGAGTACAGGATGGGAAA tacaaaattatttatccgaTTTCCTAAAACGTTATTTGACACGGAGGACGCGTTTCAAATGAAGAAACATGAAATAGCCTCCATTATCCAGAGTAAATGGAAGGCTATATTAACGAGGAGGAAATATTTAGCGTTTCGAGAAGCAACGATCATTTTCCAGAAATATACTCGCAGGTGGCACGCGAAACGCCAAGCCAAAAAACGACAACAGGCAGTTGTTACTATTCGCAG ATTTATCGAAGGATTCATCACACGGGAGGGACCGCCTACGGAAATTAACAAGACATTTATCGAATTGGCAAAATCGCAATGGCTCATCAGACTTTCGAAATCATTGCCATCAAGtgtcttaaataaatattggccGCCATGTCCGTATTCTTGTCAACAG gCATCAGAGCATTTGCACGTAATGCACATGCGATGGAAAGCTCGTTGTTATCGAATGGCGTTGAGCAAGGAGGAAAAGGAACAGTTTGAGTTAAAGATTCTTGCGGAAACTCTGTTCAAGAATAAGAAGAAATCTTACGCTAAGAGTGTAGGTCCGAGATTTGTAACCGATCGTCTCGGTGAAGAGTACAAAGCACTGCGACAGAGCTTTATCAACATTTTAACTTCCGGAGAAAAcataaag TACGCCACTCCCGTCATTAAATATGATCGGCACGGGTATAAACCGCGCGAAAGAGTGcttattttaacagaaaatgcAGTATACATTCTCGATACTCTCAAGACTTTCAAACTTAAACATCGTCTTCCTTACAAAGCCATCGAGGAGTTGGTCGTCACTGGAGAATCGGATAATCTACTCATCGTCAGGATACCGCCCGAATTGAAAAAGGATAAG GGTGATTTGATCTTAGAAGTTCCGCATATAATAGAAGCGTTAACGAAAGCGATCGACATCACCAACAATCCAAACATTCTCAAGATCGTCAATACTGAATC TGTGTCTCACAAACTAGTCAGTGGTAAAGAGGGAGTCATTGAAGTTAGAACTGGTACCACACCGGCGATCAGTAAAAATCGACAGAGCGGCCACTTATTAGTG GTCGCTTCTCCGTAA
- the LOC105201086 gene encoding unconventional myosin IC isoform X3 encodes MGAETVDTGGVFRKPGARPDVFKHDRKLPENMERGLHERDRVGVQDFVLLENFRSEAAFIDNLHKRFTEDLIYTYIGQVLVSVNPYKNLPIYSTETILYYHGRNFFEASPHIFALADTAYQSLAKENRDQCILISGESGSGKTEASKKILEFIAAATGHKKQVEEVNDKLIGSNPVLEAFGNAKTNRNDNSSRFGKYMDVQFNFQGDPVGGNILNYLLEKSRVVHQSVGERNFHIFYQLLAGADDDTLRKLFLKKNLDTYFYLSNGTKGTVDTIDDANQYRKVVQAMKTMKMSQQEQNDLFVIVASVLHMGNVGFSEEDGVATILKPASVDAIATLLGCDVERLAKAFTHRTIDAHGDVVVSPLNRELAIYARDALAKAVYDRLFTWLVTRLNKSLQPQTNPRRNMVMGILDIYGFEIFQKNSFEQFCINFCNEKLQQLFIQLTLKSEQEEYLREGITWENVDYFNNKIICDLIEEKYKGIISLMDEECLRPGEPTDMSFLEKLNVNLNNHPHYISHQKADIQTQKIMGRDEFRLVHYAGDVTYNVRGFLEKNNDLLFRDLREVMSNTTNSITKTVFDVKDLTSKKRPETAITQFKNSLNNLIEILMGKEPSYVRCIKPNDFKMPNQFNKKIVLHQIKYLGLMENLRVRRAGFAYRRPYEQFLQRYKCLCAETWPKYHGPAKEGVQVLVCHLGYERDEYRMGNTKLFIRFPKTLFDTEDAFQMKKHEIASIIQSKWKAILTRRKYLAFREATIIFQKYTRRWHAKRQAKKRQQAVVTIRRFIEGFITREGPPTEINKTFIELAKSQWLIRLSKSLPSSVLNKYWPPCPYSCQQASEHLHVMHMRWKARCYRMALSKEEKEQFELKILAETLFKNKKKSYAKSVGPRFVTDRLGEEYKALRQSFINILTSGENIKYATPVIKYDRHGYKPRERVLILTENAVYILDTLKTFKLKHRLPYKAIEELVVTGESDNLLIVRIPPELKKDKGDLILEVPHIIEALTKAIDITNNPNILKIVNTESVSHKLVSGKEGVIEVRTGTTPAISKNRQSGHLLVVRIRKLK; translated from the exons ATGGG CGCGGAGACAGTCGACACCGGGGGTGTCTTCAGAAAGCCCGGCGCGCGACCGGACGTCTTCAAGCACGACCGGAAATTGCCCGAGAACATGGAGCGTGGATTGCACGAGCGCGACCGAGTCGGCGTTCAAGACTTCGTCCTGCTGGAGAACTTCCGCAGCGAGGCCGCCTTCATCGATAATTTGCACAAACGATTCACGGAGGATCTCATTTAC ACGTACATCGGCCAGGTATTGGTGTCGGTGAATCCTTACAAGAATCTGCCCATCTACTCCACGGAAACGATCCTTTATTATCACGGGAGAAACTTCTTTGAGGCATCTCCTCACAT TTTTGCTCTCGCGGACACCGCCTATCAATCTCTGGCTAAGGAGAATCGCGATCAATGCATTTTGATTTCGG GTGAATCGGGATCTGGGAAAACGGAGGCGTCCAAGAAGATCTTAGAGTTTATCGCGGCTGCTACCGGGCATAAAAAACAAGTAGAAGAGGTGAACGATAAATTGATTGGTAGCAATCCCGTGCTGGAAGCTTTTGGTAACGCGAAGACCAATCGCAATGACAATTCATCCCGCTTCGGAAAGTATATGGACGTTCAGTTCAATTTTCAG GGAGATCCAGTCGGTGGAAATATTCTGAACTATTTGTTGGAAAAATCTCGAGTAGTCCATCAATCAGTTGGCGAACGtaattttcatatcttttatCAGCTTTTAGCGGGCGCGGACGACGATACGTTGAGAAAATTGTTTCTGAAGAAAAATCTCGATACTTATTTTTACTTGAGCAACGGA ACGAAAGGTACAGTGGATACCATCGACGATGCTAATCAATACAGAAAAGTTGTCCAGGCCATGAAGACCATGAAGATGTCTCAGCAAGAACAGAACGACCTGTTTGTCATAGTCGCGTCCGTGCTACACATGGGTAACGTGGGTTTCTCGGAAGAGGACGGCGTAGCGACTATTTTGAAACCCGCGTCCGTCGATGCCATCGCCACG TTACTAGGCTGCGACGTGGAACGACTAGCAAAGGCGTTTACTCATCGCACCATAGATGCCCACGGTGACGTGGTGGTTTCACCCTTGAATAGAGAATTGGCTATTTATGCGAGAGACGCGTTGGCGAAGGCCGTGTACGACAGATTATTCACCTGGCTCGTGACTAGACTTAACAAGTCTCTACAGCCCCAGACTAATCCTCGACGCAATATGGTCATGGGCATTTTGGATATTTATGGTTTTGAAATCTTTCAGAAAAACAG CTTCGAGCAGTTCTGCATTAATTTTTGCAACGAGAAATTACAACAACTGTTTATCCAACTAACATTGAAATCAGAACAAGAAGAATATCTGCGCGAAGGGATAACCTGGGAGAACGTAGACTATTTCAATAACAAGATCATCTGCGACTTGATTGAAGAGAAGTATAAAG GAATAATATCGTTAATGGACGAAGAGTGTTTGCGTCCTGGAGAACCAACAGACATGAGCTTCCTGGAAAAATTGAACGTAAATTTGAACAATCATCCTCACTACATCAGTCATCAAAAGGCTGATATACAAACGCAGAAAATTATGGGACGAGAC GAATTTAGATTGGTGCATTACGCCGGCGATGTTACCTATAATGTACGTGGATTTCTcgagaaaaataatgatttactaTTTCGAGATTTACGTGAAGTTATGTCAAATACAACGAATTCTATCACAAAg ACTGTATTCGATGTAAAAGATTTAACAAGTAAGAAACGCCCGGAGACTGCCATaactcaatttaaaaatagtttaaataatctAATTGAGATTCTCATGGGAAAAGAACCGTCTTACGTTCGTTGCATCAAACCTAACGATTTTAAAATGCCCA ATCAATTCAACAAAAAGATTGTGTTGCATCAAATTAAGTACTTAGGCTTGATGGAGAACCTGCGAGTGAGACGCGCCGGTTTCGCATATCGAAGACCGTACGAGCAATTTTTGCAACGTTACAAGTGCCTTTGTGCGGAAACTTGGCCGAAATATCACGGCCCAGCCAAGGAAGGCGTGCAAGTGCTCGTGTGTCACCTCGGCTACGAGCGCGACGAGTACAGGATGGGAAA tacaaaattatttatccgaTTTCCTAAAACGTTATTTGACACGGAGGACGCGTTTCAAATGAAGAAACATGAAATAGCCTCCATTATCCAGAGTAAATGGAAGGCTATATTAACGAGGAGGAAATATTTAGCGTTTCGAGAAGCAACGATCATTTTCCAGAAATATACTCGCAGGTGGCACGCGAAACGCCAAGCCAAAAAACGACAACAGGCAGTTGTTACTATTCGCAG ATTTATCGAAGGATTCATCACACGGGAGGGACCGCCTACGGAAATTAACAAGACATTTATCGAATTGGCAAAATCGCAATGGCTCATCAGACTTTCGAAATCATTGCCATCAAGtgtcttaaataaatattggccGCCATGTCCGTATTCTTGTCAACAG gCATCAGAGCATTTGCACGTAATGCACATGCGATGGAAAGCTCGTTGTTATCGAATGGCGTTGAGCAAGGAGGAAAAGGAACAGTTTGAGTTAAAGATTCTTGCGGAAACTCTGTTCAAGAATAAGAAGAAATCTTACGCTAAGAGTGTAGGTCCGAGATTTGTAACCGATCGTCTCGGTGAAGAGTACAAAGCACTGCGACAGAGCTTTATCAACATTTTAACTTCCGGAGAAAAcataaag TACGCCACTCCCGTCATTAAATATGATCGGCACGGGTATAAACCGCGCGAAAGAGTGcttattttaacagaaaatgcAGTATACATTCTCGATACTCTCAAGACTTTCAAACTTAAACATCGTCTTCCTTACAAAGCCATCGAGGAGTTGGTCGTCACTGGAGAATCGGATAATCTACTCATCGTCAGGATACCGCCCGAATTGAAAAAGGATAAG GGTGATTTGATCTTAGAAGTTCCGCATATAATAGAAGCGTTAACGAAAGCGATCGACATCACCAACAATCCAAACATTCTCAAGATCGTCAATACTGAATC TGTGTCTCACAAACTAGTCAGTGGTAAAGAGGGAGTCATTGAAGTTAGAACTGGTACCACACCGGCGATCAGTAAAAATCGACAGAGCGGCCACTTATTAGTGGTAAGAATTCGAAAACTGAAATAA
- the LOC105201086 gene encoding unconventional myosin IC isoform X1 gives MTRQDLLPAETVDTGGVFRKPGARPDVFKHDRKLPENMERGLHERDRVGVQDFVLLENFRSEAAFIDNLHKRFTEDLIYTYIGQVLVSVNPYKNLPIYSTETILYYHGRNFFEASPHIFALADTAYQSLAKENRDQCILISGESGSGKTEASKKILEFIAAATGHKKQVEEVNDKLIGSNPVLEAFGNAKTNRNDNSSRFGKYMDVQFNFQGDPVGGNILNYLLEKSRVVHQSVGERNFHIFYQLLAGADDDTLRKLFLKKNLDTYFYLSNGTKGTVDTIDDANQYRKVVQAMKTMKMSQQEQNDLFVIVASVLHMGNVGFSEEDGVATILKPASVDAIATLLGCDVERLAKAFTHRTIDAHGDVVVSPLNRELAIYARDALAKAVYDRLFTWLVTRLNKSLQPQTNPRRNMVMGILDIYGFEIFQKNSFEQFCINFCNEKLQQLFIQLTLKSEQEEYLREGITWENVDYFNNKIICDLIEEKYKGIISLMDEECLRPGEPTDMSFLEKLNVNLNNHPHYISHQKADIQTQKIMGRDEFRLVHYAGDVTYNVRGFLEKNNDLLFRDLREVMSNTTNSITKTVFDVKDLTSKKRPETAITQFKNSLNNLIEILMGKEPSYVRCIKPNDFKMPNQFNKKIVLHQIKYLGLMENLRVRRAGFAYRRPYEQFLQRYKCLCAETWPKYHGPAKEGVQVLVCHLGYERDEYRMGNTKLFIRFPKTLFDTEDAFQMKKHEIASIIQSKWKAILTRRKYLAFREATIIFQKYTRRWHAKRQAKKRQQAVVTIRRFIEGFITREGPPTEINKTFIELAKSQWLIRLSKSLPSSVLNKYWPPCPYSCQQASEHLHVMHMRWKARCYRMALSKEEKEQFELKILAETLFKNKKKSYAKSVGPRFVTDRLGEEYKALRQSFINILTSGENIKYATPVIKYDRHGYKPRERVLILTENAVYILDTLKTFKLKHRLPYKAIEELVVTGESDNLLIVRIPPELKKDKGDLILEVPHIIEALTKAIDITNNPNILKIVNTESVSHKLVSGKEGVIEVRTGTTPAISKNRQSGHLLVVRIRKLK, from the exons CGCGGAGACAGTCGACACCGGGGGTGTCTTCAGAAAGCCCGGCGCGCGACCGGACGTCTTCAAGCACGACCGGAAATTGCCCGAGAACATGGAGCGTGGATTGCACGAGCGCGACCGAGTCGGCGTTCAAGACTTCGTCCTGCTGGAGAACTTCCGCAGCGAGGCCGCCTTCATCGATAATTTGCACAAACGATTCACGGAGGATCTCATTTAC ACGTACATCGGCCAGGTATTGGTGTCGGTGAATCCTTACAAGAATCTGCCCATCTACTCCACGGAAACGATCCTTTATTATCACGGGAGAAACTTCTTTGAGGCATCTCCTCACAT TTTTGCTCTCGCGGACACCGCCTATCAATCTCTGGCTAAGGAGAATCGCGATCAATGCATTTTGATTTCGG GTGAATCGGGATCTGGGAAAACGGAGGCGTCCAAGAAGATCTTAGAGTTTATCGCGGCTGCTACCGGGCATAAAAAACAAGTAGAAGAGGTGAACGATAAATTGATTGGTAGCAATCCCGTGCTGGAAGCTTTTGGTAACGCGAAGACCAATCGCAATGACAATTCATCCCGCTTCGGAAAGTATATGGACGTTCAGTTCAATTTTCAG GGAGATCCAGTCGGTGGAAATATTCTGAACTATTTGTTGGAAAAATCTCGAGTAGTCCATCAATCAGTTGGCGAACGtaattttcatatcttttatCAGCTTTTAGCGGGCGCGGACGACGATACGTTGAGAAAATTGTTTCTGAAGAAAAATCTCGATACTTATTTTTACTTGAGCAACGGA ACGAAAGGTACAGTGGATACCATCGACGATGCTAATCAATACAGAAAAGTTGTCCAGGCCATGAAGACCATGAAGATGTCTCAGCAAGAACAGAACGACCTGTTTGTCATAGTCGCGTCCGTGCTACACATGGGTAACGTGGGTTTCTCGGAAGAGGACGGCGTAGCGACTATTTTGAAACCCGCGTCCGTCGATGCCATCGCCACG TTACTAGGCTGCGACGTGGAACGACTAGCAAAGGCGTTTACTCATCGCACCATAGATGCCCACGGTGACGTGGTGGTTTCACCCTTGAATAGAGAATTGGCTATTTATGCGAGAGACGCGTTGGCGAAGGCCGTGTACGACAGATTATTCACCTGGCTCGTGACTAGACTTAACAAGTCTCTACAGCCCCAGACTAATCCTCGACGCAATATGGTCATGGGCATTTTGGATATTTATGGTTTTGAAATCTTTCAGAAAAACAG CTTCGAGCAGTTCTGCATTAATTTTTGCAACGAGAAATTACAACAACTGTTTATCCAACTAACATTGAAATCAGAACAAGAAGAATATCTGCGCGAAGGGATAACCTGGGAGAACGTAGACTATTTCAATAACAAGATCATCTGCGACTTGATTGAAGAGAAGTATAAAG GAATAATATCGTTAATGGACGAAGAGTGTTTGCGTCCTGGAGAACCAACAGACATGAGCTTCCTGGAAAAATTGAACGTAAATTTGAACAATCATCCTCACTACATCAGTCATCAAAAGGCTGATATACAAACGCAGAAAATTATGGGACGAGAC GAATTTAGATTGGTGCATTACGCCGGCGATGTTACCTATAATGTACGTGGATTTCTcgagaaaaataatgatttactaTTTCGAGATTTACGTGAAGTTATGTCAAATACAACGAATTCTATCACAAAg ACTGTATTCGATGTAAAAGATTTAACAAGTAAGAAACGCCCGGAGACTGCCATaactcaatttaaaaatagtttaaataatctAATTGAGATTCTCATGGGAAAAGAACCGTCTTACGTTCGTTGCATCAAACCTAACGATTTTAAAATGCCCA ATCAATTCAACAAAAAGATTGTGTTGCATCAAATTAAGTACTTAGGCTTGATGGAGAACCTGCGAGTGAGACGCGCCGGTTTCGCATATCGAAGACCGTACGAGCAATTTTTGCAACGTTACAAGTGCCTTTGTGCGGAAACTTGGCCGAAATATCACGGCCCAGCCAAGGAAGGCGTGCAAGTGCTCGTGTGTCACCTCGGCTACGAGCGCGACGAGTACAGGATGGGAAA tacaaaattatttatccgaTTTCCTAAAACGTTATTTGACACGGAGGACGCGTTTCAAATGAAGAAACATGAAATAGCCTCCATTATCCAGAGTAAATGGAAGGCTATATTAACGAGGAGGAAATATTTAGCGTTTCGAGAAGCAACGATCATTTTCCAGAAATATACTCGCAGGTGGCACGCGAAACGCCAAGCCAAAAAACGACAACAGGCAGTTGTTACTATTCGCAG ATTTATCGAAGGATTCATCACACGGGAGGGACCGCCTACGGAAATTAACAAGACATTTATCGAATTGGCAAAATCGCAATGGCTCATCAGACTTTCGAAATCATTGCCATCAAGtgtcttaaataaatattggccGCCATGTCCGTATTCTTGTCAACAG gCATCAGAGCATTTGCACGTAATGCACATGCGATGGAAAGCTCGTTGTTATCGAATGGCGTTGAGCAAGGAGGAAAAGGAACAGTTTGAGTTAAAGATTCTTGCGGAAACTCTGTTCAAGAATAAGAAGAAATCTTACGCTAAGAGTGTAGGTCCGAGATTTGTAACCGATCGTCTCGGTGAAGAGTACAAAGCACTGCGACAGAGCTTTATCAACATTTTAACTTCCGGAGAAAAcataaag TACGCCACTCCCGTCATTAAATATGATCGGCACGGGTATAAACCGCGCGAAAGAGTGcttattttaacagaaaatgcAGTATACATTCTCGATACTCTCAAGACTTTCAAACTTAAACATCGTCTTCCTTACAAAGCCATCGAGGAGTTGGTCGTCACTGGAGAATCGGATAATCTACTCATCGTCAGGATACCGCCCGAATTGAAAAAGGATAAG GGTGATTTGATCTTAGAAGTTCCGCATATAATAGAAGCGTTAACGAAAGCGATCGACATCACCAACAATCCAAACATTCTCAAGATCGTCAATACTGAATC TGTGTCTCACAAACTAGTCAGTGGTAAAGAGGGAGTCATTGAAGTTAGAACTGGTACCACACCGGCGATCAGTAAAAATCGACAGAGCGGCCACTTATTAGTGGTAAGAATTCGAAAACTGAAATAA